The genomic stretch CGCGCCCGCAGCGCCTGGGCGACGTCGGCGCAGGTCGCCTCGACCAACTCGGCCAGACCTCGGCCCTCGGCCATGCGCGTGGCGAAGCGGTCGCGCAGCTCGACCGCGCTCGTCCGCCGCGCGAAGAGAACCCGTTCGGCGGCCGCGGAAACCGATCGTGCCGCCCACGGCGCGACAGCCACCGCGCCCATGAGGATCGAGATGCGCAGCACGCTCAGACCCAGGCCACCGAGCTCGGGCATCAGCAGCGCCACGCGGTGGAACGTCCAGTAGGCTGCCAGCACGACGGCGAGCCATGTGCTCACTCTGAGCACGCCCAGGACGAATCGATCCATGAACGAGAACTCGTAGCGGACGAGCGCCAGGAACACGACCACGGGAACGCTGTGGAGGTGGACCAACGGAAGCAGGACTTCCTGGGTCACGCGTGGACGTCCGTCGTGCCAGAGAGCGATCAGCCCGAGCGTCAACCCGAGACTGGTCAGGAGGACAGCCCGACCTCCCACCGGAACGGCGAGGTGCTCCTGCCCGGGACGCGCCGGGAAGAGCACGAAGCAGAGGACCCACAGGAAGGTCCCGAACAGGTAGGGCGAGATCGGTCCGATCGAGGACCGCAGGCCCTCGACGACCGCGGACACGCCGCCGGCGTCGACCAGGTAGACCAGCCCCCCGGCGATCACCAGGACATAGGCGGCCGGCACCATCGTCTGCGCGTTGGCGTGGAGCTGATGCGTGATCCAGGCCCGCAATCCCCTGCGTTCGCGCCGGAAGCGGCGCTCGAAGGTCGCGAGCATCTGGAAGAAGATGGCCAGGACCAGCAGGTTTGCCGCGAGCTGCGCAGCGGGGATCGCGACCTGCGTCCGCGTGTCGAAATGGAAGTGATCGATGGCGATTCCGAACTCGACGGCCTGGATCGCGAGCGAAACGGCCAGCAGACCGTTCGCCGCCGCGAAGATCTGCGCTTCGCGACCGCGCTCACGCACCAGGGTCCAGAAACCCAGGACGACGTGCAGAACGATCGCGAAGAGGAAGACGAGCGCCATTCCCAGGTGGAGATCGCGCGTCAGGTCCGAAATCATGCCGGTAGTCTAGCACAGGACGACGGCGAGCCGGAGGATGGCTCGTGACTCCGCGAGAAGTCGACCGTACCGGGTCAGGCCTCCGCGGCGCGGCGCCGGCGCGAGGTCATGCGCTGTTCCTCGGCCCGGAGCGTCTCGAGCACCACCGATAGACTCTCGGTCAGGTTCATGAGCCGCTCGTCGTCGAGGGTCTCGACCTGCCGCTCGAAGAACTCGCGCCCCTCGGGCTCGAGCTGCTGCACGGTGCGGTGTCCCTCGGGCGTGGCCATGACCCGGAACGAGCGACGGTCCTGCGGTTCGGGCTGTCGGGTGACGAGCCCCTTCTTCTCGAGGCGCAGGATCATGCCGGTCATGTTCTGCTTGCTGACGCAGAGCTGACGGCAGAGTTCGGTGGGAGTCAGCCCGCGCTCACCGACCTGCGACAACAGGCCGAGCGTGAGCCATTGGGCCGACGTGATGTCCGCCTGGCGCGCGAGTGCCCCCCCGCGACGGTCGAGAAGGTTCGCCACGCGCAGGGTGTCGAGCAGGGCCCGGCGGGCCAGGGTCGCACGGTCGAGGTTCTGCATTGTGGGTCCTCCGCTCACGGACGATCAACGCCTTGCTGCGGCCGTCAAAATAGGGATGATCTTGGGGGACAGCAACAGGAACGGGGGCCCCGGATCGGGAGCGACGCGAAAGCCCGGTGAACTCACGTCTCCTCGTCGCCGAAATAGCTCGCCTCGACCGTCGTCTCGATCCCGCCGCGCACGAAGAACTCGGCCTCGATGGTCATCTCGCGCGGATGCACCGCCCCCACCAGGTCGTCGAGGATCCGGTTCGTCACGTCCTCGTGGAACGCCCCGACGTCCCGGTAGCTCCACACGTACAGCTTCAGCGACTTCAGTTCGACGCACTTCGCATCGGGCACGTAGCGGATGTGCAGGTTCGCGAAGTCGGGCTGTCCGGTCTTCGGGCACAGACACGTGAACTCGGGAATCTCGAAGCGGATCTCGTAGTCGCGCCCCGGACGGGGGTTGTCGAAGGTCTCGAGCGTGCGACCCGGCGTGGTGGACATCGACGGTGTTCCTCGGACAAGGAGGGGGATCCCGCAGTGCCGCGGAAGAGTACGCCCGACTCCGCCGGGCGGCAAACCGGGGAGCACCCCATGACCCCGGACGCGAAACGGGAGCTCCCCGGTGGGAGCTCCCGTCGCGTCGGTCCGGAGACCGTTGTCGTGCGTTCGTCGGACTAGTTCAGGCCGACGGTGGCGCCGAGGTACCAGACCAGCGGGTCGTTGTTCCCGAGCGACAGCGTCTTGCCCAGGTTCTCCTTCACGAGCTGGAAGTCGATCCGGACGTTCTCCGTCGGCTGAGCGAACAGACCGGCCGACCAGTCGTAGTCGAAGTCACCGCTGGAGGAGTCGACCGGCTCCCCGTCGTTGGTCTGGCCGTCGAGATCCTCGGTGCTGCTCCGCTCGTACTGACCGGTGACCGCACCCATGATCCCGAAGTGGTCGGAGATCTTCTCCCACGCGGCGACGCGCACACCGGGGATCATGAACGTGGTGTTCGTGACCTCGGAGTCACCGGGCTCGGTCTTCAGGTTGAAGTACGACCCGACGAACTCGACCGACGTCTGACCGTCGACCTCGTTCTTCAGGAAGCGACCGGCGTTGGCCAGGAAGCCGAAGGCGCTCTCGTCGGTGTTGTCGTTCGGGCCACCGCTACCGAACACGAAGCTACCCTGGTAGATGTACAATTCGGTGTCGTAGCGGGCGTTCAGGCTGAAGTTCAGGAAGTCGCCCTCGACCGACTGCACTTCACCACCGGCGAGACTCTCGTCGGTCTCGCTCTGCAGGGTCAGCTCGGTCGAGACATGCAGACCGTTGCCATTGCCCCAGCTCGCCTGCAGACCGTAACCGTAAGCGCTATCTTCGACCGTCTGGTCGTTGTCCGCGCCTGC from Candidatus Krumholzibacteriia bacterium encodes the following:
- a CDS encoding MarR family transcriptional regulator, producing MQNLDRATLARRALLDTLRVANLLDRRGGALARQADITSAQWLTLGLLSQVGERGLTPTELCRQLCVSKQNMTGMILRLEKKGLVTRQPEPQDRRSFRVMATPEGHRTVQQLEPEGREFFERQVETLDDERLMNLTESLSVVLETLRAEEQRMTSRRRRAAEA
- the queF gene encoding preQ(1) synthase produces the protein MSTTPGRTLETFDNPRPGRDYEIRFEIPEFTCLCPKTGQPDFANLHIRYVPDAKCVELKSLKLYVWSYRDVGAFHEDVTNRILDDLVGAVHPREMTIEAEFFVRGGIETTVEASYFGDEET